One window of the Rhodococcus sovatensis genome contains the following:
- a CDS encoding NAD(P)/FAD-dependent oxidoreductase, which translates to MTIVIVGAGLAGLRSAQELRKLGYDGELVLVGDETHLPYDRPPLSKEVIRGEREDTTLEPRGYFDEHRIELRLGSAATALDPVNRVLELADGTRIDYDRLVVATGLRPRQLPSVPERPGVHVLRSRDDADALRRAAISSTHAVVIGAGFIGCELAAGFRHLGVAVTLVEPQSTPLASVLGEDVGALVGRMHIAEGVDLRTGVGVDTICGAERVTHVLLTDGTEIEADTVVVGVGSTPVVDWLDGSGIEIGNGVLADATGRTSDPHVWAVGDVAGWTVDGTVRRVEHWSNVADQVKVMGPALLGIEPGATRAVVPYFWSDQYELKIQALGSPSPDDTVEIIEDDGRKFLAYYVRDGILTAVVGAGKAGAVMKMRAKIGQPT; encoded by the coding sequence ATTGGGGTACGACGGCGAGCTCGTGCTCGTCGGCGACGAGACCCACCTTCCGTACGACAGACCACCGCTGTCGAAGGAGGTGATTCGCGGAGAACGTGAGGACACCACCCTCGAGCCGCGGGGGTACTTCGACGAGCATCGCATCGAACTGCGCCTCGGTTCGGCCGCGACGGCGCTCGATCCGGTGAACCGTGTTCTCGAGCTCGCCGACGGTACGAGGATCGACTACGACCGACTGGTCGTCGCCACCGGACTGCGACCCAGGCAATTGCCCTCGGTGCCGGAGCGTCCAGGTGTCCACGTCCTCCGCTCGCGCGACGACGCCGATGCGCTGCGCCGCGCCGCGATCTCGAGCACTCACGCCGTGGTGATCGGTGCAGGCTTCATCGGGTGCGAACTGGCCGCGGGATTTCGGCATCTCGGGGTGGCCGTGACGCTCGTCGAACCTCAGTCCACTCCGTTGGCGTCGGTTCTCGGTGAAGACGTCGGTGCCCTCGTCGGTCGCATGCACATCGCGGAGGGCGTGGACCTGCGCACCGGTGTCGGCGTGGATACGATCTGTGGCGCCGAGCGGGTGACGCACGTGCTTCTGACCGACGGCACCGAGATCGAAGCTGACACCGTCGTGGTCGGCGTCGGATCGACGCCGGTGGTGGACTGGCTCGATGGCTCCGGAATCGAGATCGGCAACGGCGTCCTTGCCGACGCAACAGGACGGACCAGTGATCCGCACGTGTGGGCAGTCGGCGACGTGGCGGGATGGACAGTGGATGGGACGGTCCGGAGGGTCGAGCACTGGAGCAATGTCGCAGACCAGGTCAAGGTCATGGGGCCTGCCCTGCTCGGTATAGAGCCGGGCGCAACGCGTGCTGTCGTGCCCTACTTCTGGAGTGACCAGTACGAGCTGAAGATTCAGGCCCTCGGATCGCCATCGCCCGACGATACCGTTGAAATCATCGAGGACGACGGTCGAAAATTCCTGGCATACTACGTCCGTGACGGAATTCTTACTGCAGTCGTCGGTGCAGGTAAAGCAGGTGCAGTCATGAAGATGCGCGCCAAGATCGGTCAGCCTACGTGA